A genomic segment from Aegilops tauschii subsp. strangulata cultivar AL8/78 chromosome 1, Aet v6.0, whole genome shotgun sequence encodes:
- the LOC120976104 gene encoding uncharacterized protein, with amino-acid sequence MSYRAPDPSEERPQPKDGEVVIFADHMSRGFAPPGSKFFRDVLNFFDLRPQDIGPNSVSNICNFQVFCEVYLGEEPSLLLFRELFYLNRQNECANGPSLELGGISIQRRRDCLFPYAEPPSQPKDWNMTWFYCQDTSPADESPLPGFRPTRLEPTHPLSDKLTPAERQPLLPTINKIKALLGNGLNGIDLVRVWISWWVIPLSRRPGLMCEYTGPKDDPQRHSRNDLPEDVAEEETKALLNESLADCGRTGLAPFCKTNPAPAANDKFWRVKYDHEAAKKARKAKKAAKKAAPHKKGSRPTASELMQLSDSFESEDDTGASNPVVEEVHESRRHTRTNKDTDLSAGLPDATRKRRTEETSPSSGDSMQSNLPAFKTAPGAQAKLTKRVKKTKSAGVPDLPEPAVTVQEPPAASAPEATTPMDTAPEATAPTTKATTEASVNPEASGSAPPADDPDVVITRTEYVEPGRPTVLAKCSAKGELLQPHRANLDLSNYSNLSIGELVSGYISQVHKSRDAEVAMVNQIQQKSEAVSKKLEADLADLKSRLKMQEMETQKANAKFVSSIATQEKLKTEFDAERKAWAEEKAALVTRAEQAEKALSEKTAELSGLKLQVSQMVAAIFCPRSANLNQSMVTKLKAVYTLVEQLYTGSQRALAVVALSNEVPTHLAEVLRWLAVLPQRIQELRRASARAGAIAALSRAKAFLPELDPADIALGYPSLKEDGSAFDQKDFAACVKAVRPVATLIGNDTDLTKYQPGYDAENQRIPTPRYEALNLIPPARQHTFAPEIDPAGLIDEEAQFEALSGIDWKSSTFEVLGSAGGEDRNEPETSTQRAS; translated from the exons atgtcctaccgtgcccctgacccgtcagaagagagaccacagccaaaggacggggaggtagtgattttcgcagatcatatgagccggggcttcgcaccgcccggctcaaagttctttagggacgtgctcaacttcttcgacttgcggcctcaagatataggccCCAACTCAGTATCCAatatctgcaattttcaagtcttctgcgaggtttacctaggagaagaacctagtctgctgctcttcagagagcttttttacttaaaccgccagaatgagtgcgccaacgggccaagtctggagctaggtggcatttccatccagcggcgtagggactgtctgttcccttatgcagagccgccgagccaacccaaggactggaacatgacttggttctactgccaagatacatccccggctgatgaaagcccgctgcccggctttcgcccaacacgtctagagccgactcacccactgtcggacaaactgactccagcagagcgccagcctctgcttcctactatcaacaaaatcaaggccctcctgggcaacggtctgaacggaatcgacctggtccgggtctggatctcatggtgggtgatcccattgagccgccgccccggcttaatgtgtgagtacaccgggccaaaggatgaccctcagaggcacagccgcaatgatcttccagaagacgttgcagaggaggagaccaaggctcttttaaacgagagcctggcagactgcggaaggaccgggttagcccccttctgcaagaccaatccagccccagca gctaatgataagttctggcgggtcaaatatgaccatgaggcggccaagaaagccaggaaggcgaagaaagccgccaagaaagccgcccctcacaaaaaaggaagcaggcctactgcatcggagctgatgcaattaagcgacagcttcgagtcagag gatgacaccggcgcaagtaacccggtggttgaagag gttcacgaaagccggcgtcacacccggaccaacaaggacaccgacctctccgccgggttacccgacgcaacaaggaagcgccgaactgag gagacttccccctcttcgggtgactccatgcagtcaaatctgccggctttcaagaccgcgcccgg tgcccaagcaaagctcaccaagagggtgaagaaaaccaagtcggccggagtgccggatttgcctgagccggcagtgacagtccaagaaccgccagctgcctccgcccccgaagccaccactccaatggacacggcacctgaagccaccgccccaactaccaaggcaacgaccgaagcttcggttaacccggaggcctccggctcagctccaccagcagacgacccggacgtggtaatcacccggacggagtatgttgagccggggagaccgaccgtgttggccaagtgctccgctaagggggagttactgcagccccaccgggcgaatctggacctctccaactacagcaacctgagcattggagagctcgtctctggctacatcagccaagtacacaagagccgggacgccgaggtcgccatggtaaaccagatccagcaaaaatctgag gctgtcagcaagaagctagaggcggaccttgcggatctcaagagccggctgaagatgcaggagatggagacccagaaggcaaacgccaagtttgtatccagcatcgccactcaagaaaagttgaagaccgagtttgatgctgagagaaaagcctgggccgaagagaaggccgcactggtgacccgggcggaacaggcagagaaggctctctctgagaagaccgccgagctctccggcctaaagctccaggtttcccaaatggtagCCGCCATCTTct GTCCTAGAAGTGCCAATCTCAACCAGAGcatggtcaccaagctaaaggccgtgtataccctggtggagcagctctacaccgggtcacagcgtgccttagctgtggtggccctatccaacgaggtgccaactcacctggccgaagtcctgcgctggctcgccgttctgcctcagcggatccaagagctgcgacgggcctctgcgagagccggagcaatcgccgcgctgagccgggccaaggcattcctgccggagctagacccggcagacatcgccctgggttatccaagcctgaaggaagacggctcagctttcgatcagaaggatttcgcagcctgcgtgaaggcagtacgcccggtggccacccttatcgggaacgacactgatctgaccaagtaccagccgggttatgatgcggagaatcagaggattccaacccctcgctatgaagccctcaacctgatccctcctgctcgtcagcacaccttcgccccggagattgacccggccgggttaattgacgaggaagcccaattcgaagctctcagcggcatcgactggaagtcatcaaccttcgaggtcttgggatcagccggaggagaagacaggaacgagccagagacttcaactcagcgggcatcgtga